One Marinibacterium anthonyi genomic region harbors:
- a CDS encoding N-acyl homoserine lactonase — MTLPLTRRAALIGGAALPIAATATTPARAAGPAAAALPHARSFQLGDFGVTTLLDGSIPRDGVKDIFGVNVEQAEFEEVSKDNFIPADMARFYFTPTLVDTGSQLILFDTGLGQGGIAKALQEAGKTTDDIDIVVITHMHGDHIGGLMTDGAPTFANARYVTGRAEYDGWKALPDSGVAKQMTTHVDPLADMMTFIEDGDSVVSGVTAMAAFGHTPGHMTYMLDSGGQQLVLAADTANHYVWPFQNPDWHTSFDSDKDMASASRRRVLSMLAADKVPMIGYHMPFPAAGYVEPRGDGFRFVPVSYQMMG; from the coding sequence ATGACACTGCCCCTCACCCGGCGCGCTGCGCTGATCGGCGGCGCCGCGCTTCCGATTGCCGCCACCGCCACGACCCCCGCCCGCGCCGCCGGCCCGGCCGCCGCCGCCCTGCCCCACGCCCGCAGCTTCCAGCTGGGCGACTTCGGCGTCACCACGCTTCTCGACGGGTCCATCCCGCGCGACGGCGTCAAGGACATCTTCGGCGTCAACGTCGAACAGGCGGAATTCGAAGAGGTCTCGAAAGACAACTTCATCCCCGCCGACATGGCCCGGTTCTACTTCACCCCGACGCTCGTCGACACCGGATCGCAACTGATCCTCTTCGACACCGGCCTGGGCCAGGGCGGCATCGCAAAGGCCCTGCAGGAGGCCGGCAAAACCACCGACGACATCGACATCGTGGTAATCACCCACATGCACGGCGACCACATCGGCGGGTTGATGACCGACGGCGCGCCCACCTTCGCCAACGCCAGATACGTGACGGGGCGCGCCGAATACGACGGCTGGAAGGCCCTGCCCGACAGCGGCGTGGCCAAGCAGATGACCACCCACGTGGATCCCCTCGCCGACATGATGACCTTCATCGAAGACGGCGACAGCGTCGTGTCGGGGGTCACCGCCATGGCCGCCTTCGGCCACACGCCCGGCCACATGACCTACATGCTGGACAGCGGCGGCCAGCAGCTGGTGCTGGCCGCCGACACCGCCAACCACTACGTCTGGCCGTTCCAGAACCCCGATTGGCACACCTCCTTCGACAGCGACAAGGACATGGCCTCCGCCTCGCGCCGCCGCGTCCTGTCGATGCTGGCGGCCGACAAGGTCCCGATGATCGGCTACCACATGCCCTTCCCCGCCGCCGGCTACGTCGAACCGCGCGGCGACGGCTTCCGCTTCGTCCCGGTCTCCTACCAGATGATGGGCTGA
- a CDS encoding Transglutaminase-like superfamily protein: MRLQIDVDLHYRFTRPNTVFLALEAARTDGQKILTATLDIGDAAITRIHGDAHVGERIWAQIPRTEMRLTYTASLDITRPANGLTTLAAAPLHDIPGQVAPYLRPSRYCQSDKFVTFVARRFQDHSGGAKVAAIRDWIEANLTYVPGSSDADTNVLETFAGRQGVCRDYAHLMCSMVRAAQIPARMVAVYSPDVVPPDFHAVTQVWLRDDDDDSGGGGWHLVDATGMCSADSMAIIAVGRDAYDIAFMDSQAPAELLSQSVQVTRA, translated from the coding sequence ATGCGCCTTCAGATCGACGTCGACCTGCACTACCGCTTCACCCGGCCCAATACCGTCTTCCTGGCGCTCGAAGCGGCCCGGACCGACGGGCAAAAGATCCTGACCGCGACCCTCGACATCGGCGACGCCGCGATCACGCGCATCCACGGCGATGCCCACGTGGGCGAACGGATCTGGGCGCAGATCCCGAGGACCGAAATGCGCCTGACCTACACCGCCAGTCTGGATATCACCCGCCCCGCCAACGGGCTGACCACGCTGGCGGCCGCCCCGCTGCACGACATCCCCGGCCAGGTCGCGCCCTACCTGCGCCCGTCGCGCTATTGCCAGTCCGACAAGTTCGTCACCTTTGTCGCCCGCCGGTTCCAGGACCATTCGGGCGGCGCCAAGGTCGCCGCCATCCGCGACTGGATCGAAGCGAACCTGACCTATGTGCCCGGCTCATCGGATGCCGATACCAACGTGCTGGAAACCTTCGCCGGCCGCCAGGGCGTGTGCCGCGACTATGCCCACCTGATGTGTTCGATGGTGCGCGCCGCCCAGATCCCGGCCCGCATGGTCGCCGTCTACAGCCCCGATGTCGTCCCGCCCGACTTCCACGCCGTGACCCAGGTCTGGCTCCGGGACGACGACGACGACAGCGGCGGCGGCGGCTGGCACCTGGTCGATGCCACGGGCATGTGTTCGGCCGACAGCATGGCCATCATCGCCGTGGGCCGCGACGCCTACGACATCGCCTTCATGGATTCCCAAGCCCCCGCCGAACTGCTGTCGCAATCGGTCCAGGTGACACGCGCCTGA